A genomic region of Zalophus californianus isolate mZalCal1 chromosome 1, mZalCal1.pri.v2, whole genome shotgun sequence contains the following coding sequences:
- the LOC113917352 gene encoding olfactory receptor 7A17-like, whose amino-acid sequence MEQRNQTPISEFILLGLSEEGELQPLLLWLFLSMYLVTFSGNLLIILAIVMDSSLHMPMYFFLSNLSFVDICFTTTTIPKMLWNIQTQSKVITYAGCLSQIYFFMLLAGLDNFLLTVMAYDRFVAICHPLHYMVIMNPKFCGILLLVSWLLSVLNSLLQDLMVLQLSFCTQLEIPHFFCDLNQVIQLACSDTFFNNLAIYLASGLLGFIPLIGIFSSYSRILTSILKISSSGGKYKAFSTCGSHLLVVSLFYGTGFGVYLSSAASQNSRTTAIASVMYMVVTPMLNPFIYGLRNRDIKLALKKLFS is encoded by the coding sequence ATGgaacaaagaaatcaaactccTATTTCAGAATTTATCCTCCTGGGACTTTCAGAGGAGGGAGAACTGCAGCCACTGCTCCTTTGGCTGTTCCTGTCCATGTATCTGGTCACCTTCAGTGGGAacctgctcatcatcctggccATTGTCATGGACTCCAGCCTCCACAtgcccatgtacttcttcctctccaacctgtcCTTTGTAGACATCTgtttcaccaccaccaccatccccaagaTGCTGTGGAACATCCAGACACAGAGCAAAGTGATCACCTATGCAGGCTGCCTCAGCCAGATATATTTTTTCATGCTTTTGGCAGGATTAGACAATTTTCTCTTGACAGTGATGGCCTATGACCGGTTTGTGGCCATCTGTCACCCACTGCACTACATGGTCATCATGAACCCCAAGTTCTGTGGCATCCTGCTTCTGGTATCCTGGTTACTGAGTGTTCTCAACTCTCTATTACAAGACTTAATGGTTCTGCAATTGTCTTTTTGTACACAGTTAGAAATCCCTCACTTTTTCTGTGACCTTAATCAGGTGATCCAACTTGCTTGTTCTGATACTTTCTTCAATAACCTGGCAATTTATCTTGCAAGTGGACTTCTGGGTTTTATTCCACTCATTGGTATCTTTTCCTCTTATTCTAGAATTCTAACCTCCATTCTGAAAATTTCATCTTCTGGGGGCAAGTATAAAGCATTTTCCACGTGTGGGTCTCACCTCTTGGTTGTCTCCTTGTTCTATGGTACAGGCTTTGGGGTGTATCTTAGTTCTGCTGCTTCACAAAACTCCAGGACAACTGCCATAGCTTCAGTGATGTACATGGTAGTCACACCCATGCTGAACCCCTTCATCTATGGTCTGAGGAACAGAGACATAAAGCTGGCCCTAAAAAAGCTGTTTAGCTGA